A stretch of the Aegilops tauschii subsp. strangulata cultivar AL8/78 chromosome 4, Aet v6.0, whole genome shotgun sequence genome encodes the following:
- the LOC109748906 gene encoding PHD finger protein MALE MEIOCYTE DEATH 1: MPSIRALMRLAAPHLPPAGAAEESPPPQRRHSGSPRLSSPSSSSASAPARPAAAAAPPQGPVYPLRDFPGSEAAALCGAFRDNARWLLARWAPVAAAASSPGPAARRAFLSDDRTGALVPVVAVEVLAASSPAPLCGLCRCAGWSHHWVSKRSYHFIIPADADWDRHFGTDALLGRSDHLLHGLIHCNGFGHLVTLRGRDAGSAFLSGHDIMDIWDRLCSALRVRAVSLVDFSRKHSMDLRLLLGVANGETWFTRWGYCLGRRCFNMSTSAYATALESLASLHVDHLRSRHVRRVVTIYRRLSNKPLITVREFLRCLLDWKHHEAPFSPPPVKPCSRLPFLLPRPCTMKRSPPCKRFEDVIDLLHCRWSKKRMLNAAEVVVEKLLEHGNDAEMTRQAVRDAARVEIGDTGLLDFVIKSLGDTVVGNHIVRRLPSTVTRVLTFSLEEWGEPVQMDVEVQNTRPAAPWPSTVDVERDLRAVYRAMVEALSGAAQAVLDCKHWVKCWGLGDESDDQLRFLVEWRPQPWEAAELTRPLPSGEIVVVPVHTSIGELIIEAEHALRDTYCFFEEFQAETLDGITGEKWDPVVLGGAESGDTIGVHGHGADMETGLRCEGGLDMWEVRCVCGARDDDGERMVACDACDVWHHTRCVGIADSDAVPPLFLCILCGGALLAAGPMLEEALTLAK, translated from the exons ATGCCGTCCATCCGCGCGCTCATGCGCCTCGCCGCCCCGCACCTGCCGCCCGCCGGCGCGGCGGAGGAGAGCCCCCCGCCGCAGCGGCGGCATTCCGGCTCCCCCCGcctctcctccccctcctcctcgtcGGCCTCGGCGCCCGCCAGgccggctgcggcggcggcgccgccgcAGGGCCCGGTGTACCCGCTGCGGGACTTCCCGGGGAGCGAGGCGGCCGCGCTGTGCGGCGCGTTCCGGGACAACGCGCGGTGGCTGCTGGCGCGCTGggcccccgtcgccgccgccgcgtcctccCCGGGCCCCGCCGCGCGCCGGGCGTTCCTCTCCGACGACCGCACCGGCGCcctcgtccccgtcgtcgccgtcgagGTGCTCGCCGCCTCCTCGCCCGCCCCGCTCTGCGGCCTCTGCCGCTGCGCCG GTTGGAGCCACCACTGGGTGTCAAAACGGAGCTACCATTTCATCATCCCAGCGGACGCGGACTGGGACCGGCATTTCGGCACCGACGCGCTGCTTGGGCGCAGCGACCACCTCCTCCATGGCCTCATCCACTGCAATGGCTTTGGCCACCTCGTCACCCTCCGCGGCCGCGACGCTGGCTCGGCGTTCCTCTCTGGTCATGACATAATGGATATCTGGGATCGCCTCTGCTCTGCTCTCCGTGTCAG GGCTGTCTCTCTGGTGGATTTTTCTCGGAAGCACTCTATGGACCTCCGCCTCCTGCTCGGTGTGGCAAATGGTGAGACATGGTTCACCCGCTGGGGATACTGCCTTGGCAGGAGATGCTTCAACATGTCTACCTCCGCCTATGCCACTGCTTTGGAATCTCTGGCTTCGCTGCATGTTGACCATCTTCGCAGCCGACATGTTCGTCGTGTGGTCACCATCTACCGGCGCCTATCCAACAAGCCTCTGATCACTGTCCGCGAGTTCCTCCGCTGCCTCCTTGACTGGAAACACCATGAAGCACCCTTTTCACCACCTCCTGTGAAGCCATGCTCCCGACTGCCATTCCTGCTGCCGAGGCCGTGTACGATGAAGAGGAGCCCGCCGTGCAAGCGGTTTGAGGATGTGATTGACCTGCTCCATTGTCGATGGTCCAAGAAGCGTATGCTCAATGCAGCAGAGGTTGTTGTTGAAAAGCTGCTTGAGCATGGAAATGATGCAGAGATGACAAGGCAGGCAGTGCGAGATGCTGCCAGGGTTGAGATCGGCGATACTGGTCTCCTCGACTTTGTCATCAAGTCCCTTGGTGACACCGTTGTTGGCAACCATATTGTGCGCCGTCTTCCCAGCACTGTGACGCGTGTGCTCACGTTCAGCCTTGAGGAATGGGGAGAGCCAGTGCAGATGGATGTTGAGGTACAGAACACCCGTCCTGCAGCACCGTGGCCGAGCACAGTGGATGTCGAGCGGGATCTACGTGCCGTCTACCGGGCAATGGTGGAGGCGCTAAGTGGGGCAGCACAGGCCGTGCTGGACTGCAAGCACTGGGTGAAGTGCTGGGGCCTTGGGGATGAGTCTGACGATCAGCTAAGGTTCCTCGTTGAGTGGCGACCGCAACCTTGGGAAGCTGCTGAGCTCACACGGCCACTGCCGTCAGGGGAGATTGTCGTGGTGCCAGTCCATACATCGATAGGCGAGCTTATCATCGAGGCAGAGCATGCGCTGAGGGACACGTACTGCTTCTTTGAGGAGTTCCAGGCCGAGACGCTCGACGGCATTACTGGGGAGAAGTGGGATCCAGTGGTGCTTGGTGGAGCAGAGTCCGGGGACACGATCGGCGTGCATGGCCACGGGGCGGACATGGAGACCGGGCTGCGGTGCGAGGGCGGGCTTGACATGTGGGAAGTGAGGTGCGTGTGCGGTGCGCGGGATGATGACGGCGAGCGCATGGTGGCGTGCGACGCGTGCGATGTATGGCACCACACGCGGTGTGTCGGCATTGCGGACAGCGATGCGGTGCCGCCATTGTTCCTGTGCATACTCTGCGGCGGCGCGCTCCTAGCAGCCGGCCCCATGCTGGAGGAGGCACTAACGCTAGCCAAGTGA